The following are from one region of the Balaenoptera acutorostrata chromosome 18, mBalAcu1.1, whole genome shotgun sequence genome:
- the SLITRK5 gene encoding SLIT and NTRK-like protein 5 — protein MHTCCPPVTLEQDLHRKMQSWMLQTLAFALTSLVLSCAETIDYYGEICDNACPCEEKDGILTVSCENRGIISLSEISPPRFPIYHLLLSGNLLNRLYPNEFVNYTGASILHLGSNVIQDIETGAFHGLRGLRRLHLNNNKLELLRDDTFLGLESLEYLQVDYNYISVIEPNAFGKLHLLQVLILNDNLLSSLPNNLFRFVPLTHLDLRGNRLKLLPYVGLLQHMDKVVELQLEENPWNCSCELISLKDWLDSISYSALVGDVVCETPFRLHGRDLDEVSKQELCPRKLISDYEMRPQSPLSTTGYLHTTPASVNSVATSSSAVYKPPLKPPKGTRQPNKPRVRPTSRQPSKDLGYGNYGPSIAYQTKSPVPLECPTACTCNLQISDLGLNVNCQERKIESIAELQPKPYNPKKMYLTENYIALVRRSDFLEATGLDLLHLGNNRISMIQDRAFGDLTNLRRLYLNGNRIERLSPELFYGLQSLQYLFLQYNLIREIQPGTFDPVPNLQLLFLNNNLLQTMPSGVFSGLTLLRLNLRSNHFTSLPVSGVLDQLKSLIQIDLHDNPWDCTCDVVGMKLWVEQLKVGVLVDEVICKAPKKFAEMDMRFIKSELLCPDYSDVEVSTPTPSSIQVPARPSAVTPAVRLNSTGAPAGLGAGGGASSVPLSVLILSLLLVFIMSVFVAAGLFVLVMKRRKKKQSDHTSTNNSDVSSFNMQYSVYGGGGGGGGGGAGGHPHAHVHHRGPALPKVKTPAGHVYEYIPHPLGHMCKNPIYRSREGNSVEDYKDLHELKVTYSSNHHLQPPPPPPPPQQQQQQQPPPQLQPGEEERRESHHLRSPAYSVSTIEPREDLLSPVQDADRFYRGILEPDKHCSTAPAGSSLPEYPKFPCSPAAYTFSPNYDLRRPHQYLHPGAGDSRLREPVLYSPPSAVFVEPNRNEYLELKAKLNVEPDYLEVLEKQTTFSQF, from the coding sequence ATGCACACTTGCTGCCCCCCAGTAACTTTGGAACAGGACCTTCACAGAAAAATGCAGAGCTGGATGCTGCAGACTCTAGCTTTTGCTCTAACATCTCTCGTCCTTTCGTGTGCAGAAACCATCGATTATTATGGGGAAATCTGTGACAATGCATGTCCTTGTGAGGAAAAGGACGGCATTTTAACTGTGAGCTGTGAAAACCGGGGGATCATCAGCCTCTCTGAAATTAGCCCTCCCCGTTTCCCAATCTACCACCTCTTGTTGTCTGGAAACCTTTTGAACCGTCTCTATCCCAATGAGTTTGTCAATTACACTGGGGCTTCAATTTTGCATCTGGGTAGCAATGTTATCCAGGATATTGAGACTGGGGCTTTCCACGGGCTGCGGGGTTTAAGGAGATTGCATCTGAACAATAATAAACTGGAACTTCTGCGTGATGATACCTTCCTTGGCTTGGAGAGCCTGGAGTACCTACAGGTCGATTACAATTACATCAGTGTCATTGAACCCAATGCTTTTGGGAAACTGCATTTGTTGCAGGTGCTTATCCTCAATGACAATCTCTTGTCCAGTTTACCCAACAACCTTTTCCGTTTTGTGCCCTTAACGCACTTGGACCTGCGGGGGAACCGGCTGAAACTTCTGCCCTATGTGGGGTTGTTGCAGCATATGGATAAAGTTGTGGAGTTACAGCTGGAGGAAAACCCCTGGAATTGCTCCTGTGAGTTGATCTCTCTGAAGGATTGGTTAGACAGTATCTCCTACTCGGCCCTGGTGGGGGATGTGGTTTGTGAGACCCCCTTCCGCTTACACGGCCGGGACTTGGATGAGGTGTCCAAGCAGgaactttgcccaaggaaacttATTTCAGACTATGAGATGAGGCCGCAGTCGCCTTTGAGCACCACGGGGTATTTACATACCACCCCGGCATCGGTGAATTCCGTGGCCACTTCTTCCTCTGCTGTTTACAAACCCCCCTTGAAGCCCCCCAAGGGGACTCGCCAACCCAACAAGCCCAGGGTGCGCCCCACCTCTCGGCAGCCCTCCAAGGACCTGGGCTATGGCAACTATGGCCCCAGCATTGCCTACCAGACCAAATCTCCGGTGCCTTTGGAGTGTCCCACCGCGTGCACTTGCAACCTGCAAATCTCCGATCTGGGCCTCAACGTTAACTGCCAGGAGCGCAAGATCGAGAGCATCGCGGAGCTGCAGCCCAAGCCCTACAACCCCAAGAAAATGTATCTGACGGAGAACTACATCGCCCTGGTGCGCAGGAGCGACTTCCTGGAGGCCACCGGGCTGGACCTTCTGCATCTGGGCAACAACCGCATCTCCATGATCCAGGACCGCGCCTTTGGGGATCTCACCAACCTGAGGCGCCTCTACCTAAATGGCAACAGGATCGAGAGGCTGAGCCCGGAGTTGTTCTATGGCCTGCAGAGCCTGCAGTATCTCTTCCTCCAGTACAATCTCATACGCGAGATTCAGCCTGGGACCTTCGATCCGGTCCCCAACCTCCAGCTGCTATTCCTGAATAACAACCTCCTACAGACCATGCCCTCAGGCGTCTTCTCAGGCCTGACCCTCCTCAGGCTGAACCTGAGGAGTAACCACTTCACCTCCTTGCCGGTGAGTGGAGTTCTGGACCAGCTGAAGTCGCTCATCCAAATCGACCTGCACGACAACCCTTGGGATTGTACCTGCGACGTGGTGGGCATGAAACTGTGGGTCGAGCAGCTCAAAGTGGGCGTCTTGGTGGACGAGGTCATCTGCAAGGCGCCCAAGAAGTTCGCTGAGATGGATATGCGCTTCATTAAGTCGGAGCTGCTGTGCCCAGACTACTCGGACGTGGAGGTTTCCACGCCCACGCCCTCCTCCATCCAGGTGCCCGCGAGGCCCAGCGCGGTGACCCCCGCCGTGCGGTTGAACAGCACCGGGGCCCCCGCGGGCTTGGGCGCGGGCGGAGGCGCGTCGTCGGTGCCCTTGTCCGTGTTAATCCTGAGCCTGCTGCTGGTCTTCATCATGTCGGTCTTCGTGGCCGCCGGGCTCTTCGTGCTAGTCATGAAGCGCAGGAAGAAGAAGCAGAGCGACCACACCAGCACCAACAATTCCGACGTGAGCTCCTTCAACATGCAGTACAGCGTgtacggcggcggcggcggcggcggtggcggtggCGCTGGAGGCCACCCGCACGCGCACGTGCACCACCGCGGGCCGGCGCTGCCCAAGGTGAAGACGCCCGCGGGCCACGTGTACGAGTACATCCCCCATCCGCTGGGCCACATGTGCAAAAACCCCATCTACCGCTCCCGAGAGGGCAACTCCGTGGAGGATTACAAAGACCTGCACGAGCTCAAGGTCACCTATAGCAGCAACCACCAcctgcagccgccgccgccgccgccgccgccgcagcagcagcagcaacaacagcccCCGCCGCAGCTGCAGccgggggaggaggagaggcggGAAAGCCACCACTTGCGGAGCCCCGCCTACAGCGTCAGCACCATCGAGCCCCGGGAGGACCTACTGTCGCCGGTGCAGGACGCCGACCGCTTTTACAGGGGCATTTTAGAACCAGACAAACACTGCTCCACCGCCCCCGCCGGCAGTAGCCTCCCGGAATATCCCAAATTCCCGTGCAGCCCCGCTGCTTACACTTTCTCCCCCAATTATGACCTGAGACGCCCCCATCAGTATTTGCACCCGGGGGCAGGGGACAGCAGGCTGCGGGAACCGGTGCTCTACAGCCCCCCCAGTGCTGTCTTTGTAGAACCCAACAGGAACGAATATCTGGagttaaaagcaaaactaaacgtTGAGCCGGACTACCTCGAAGTGCTGGAAAAACAGACCACATTTAGCCAGTTCTAA